The sequence below is a genomic window from Coregonus clupeaformis isolate EN_2021a unplaced genomic scaffold, ASM2061545v1 scaf3405, whole genome shotgun sequence.
CCAGCACATATTTGGCTGTGGTGACTGACACTGGTGGAAAAGAGAAAAAGATGTTCAGTCTATCCTTTACTCTGTGGTACATGGTTTGAGCAGCATCCAATAAGTTGTCAAAGACAACTCTGGGTTTGAGCTGGAACTCCAGCTTTTTCTCTCCTAGTGGGAAGGAGTCTGCGTCGTCCACAGTGTACTGGGATACACTTTCAAGGTCTTGCATGATAATATTTACTATATCTTCGGCTGTAGAAACCGCATGGTGTGAGAAGGTGGTGCTAGGCATGCTCTGTAGCAAAGAATGGCTGGCTTTGCTAGCAGCTCTGAGAATGGTCTCACTCACAATGTGTTTGGCCTTAGCTCGGAACTCAGCACTGTGAAAGCTCTGGATGGAAATGTTAGAGGTTCTGCTGGCTGCACTAAGAGATCGCGTGAGTGTGGCAATCTCGGCTGACGTCACATCACTCGAAATGGTGAGGTCCTCCAATTTCGAAATTATCGAGTCCAACTTCTGGTTGAAGTCGAAGGATGAATTTGACGTGCTCTCCCCAACGGAAGCGGAGCAGTCTTCCTTTGAAGTGTCCACCCTCAGCACCGAGATCACCTGTTTGATTACCCCTTTAGTGCAGGTGTCGAGGGTGAGCTGGTAGGCTGAGGCTGAGGACTTAGAAggggtcttactgtctgtcttctgTACAGGAGACACTGCCAAAGTGGCCTCAGTTACAGGAGATTCCTGCACAGTGGCCTCAGTTACAAGTAGTCCAGTTGCAGAAAGCTCGATTTGCACAGGAGTATTTTTTTCCCTCAGTGAGATGGTGGGAGGTGAACAGCTTCCTTAGTTTGTCCAGGGTTTTGGTATAAATCTTCTGGGAACCTGAACTCACTTCCACCCAGAACATTTTGCGACCTGATTTCGTACGCTTGGAGGCCTTATTGACCTCATATACCTCATGCAGGTCGGAAATAATTCCACCAAAGAGATCAGAGGATGCCTCCTCAATATTCTCTGAGGAAACATGGACAGATAGGATTTCCGACAGTTTCCCACAAGTGTCGGTTTTATCCAGCGCAGCAGTATATGTCACAGCTGCATCCTGAATGACCTGAGTGATGCATTGCTCAGCTTTGACAATATACTCCTCCACTGGTTGACCATGGAGGATGTCAACTTTATCAGCAGGGAGCTCCTTCTGAATACTCACATTCTCCTCTGATGGGCATGGGTTGTTGAAGATAATGCTCTCAGTGACCATCTTAGAGGAGGCGAGAGATGAGTCGAGAAGCAGAGATCTGTATATTGTCGAGGTGGACATCTCTGGGTGCTTTATCACAGCAGCCTCCTCCAAAATGGCCGACGGGCCCTGGAGGATGTCAGAGATATCCATGTCCTCAATGGTCTCTACCAGAGACGATAGTAGGTCTCTGGCTACCAGGTTGGTAGGTCTCTGGTTCTCGAGCTCTGTTTTGATTGCTTGACAGGCAGTTACCAGAGCAACAACAGAGCGAGAACACAACTGCTTCAAGGTGGAGTCAGAAAAAGATGATGACAGATCTGTcatggacatggtggagagttgaCTCTCAGAGACAAATGGGCTGAGTttgacagacacctgtctgacCAAGTCCCCAGCAAGAGCTCTCATATCTATTGCTCCACTAGCTGAGTTGTGGGAGCAGGCACTCTGTGGCCTTGACGGGTTCCTGTTATCCAAAAATCCTGTTATCCAAAAAACCTCAAGTACAAGATCCACAACATCGGATGACACTTCTGTCATTCTGTTGTCGGACAGAAATGTACTTGGATGAATGGTGCCTGCATTCACAGTCCAGTCGCAAATGGAGTTGTTGGACTGACTCTGGACTAGTGGAACTAGACATGTTTCACTTGGACCTTGGCCAAAGAGCTCTGCCATTTTGAGCAGAACTGATCTTAAGACCTTCGATTTGGAAATGTTCAGCAGTGGGTCATTGTTGGACAGTCTGGTGGATGGTCTGCTAGCCGATCTGTGAACCACTAGGCTTTGTATTTCTGCCAAAATGGCAGTTAGAAAATAGGTCAAGGGGCTGGTCGCTCTCCCCTCATTTCCTCTGTTGGTTTTAGCCTTGATGATGCTATCTATGATGATGACTATGACCTGTCCAGCCAGAGGACCCAAGATGGCCTCAAGCTCCCTCTCTAACTCAAGGGGAGACTTGTGGCCGAGCGCAATATGCTCTATGGCATGGGAATACATCTTAGAAGTCGCCATGCTTAGCATCTCTTGGGCAAACTGTTGACTTGCTGAGATACTTCCAGTCAGCAGAACTAGAGTTCCCTGACTGACACTTCACATTAGCTCAGCCAATCTGGAGTTGAGAAGGTTTATAACCAACTCGACAAAACCCATCATAAACTTGCCGTCCGTTGACATTTTGCTAGGTCTGTATTTCTCCTGTCTACTCCGTTTGGGCAGCGGTACGATGTCACCCTGCGACTGGCCGCTCTGGACCATGTCGAAGACAGAGTCCTCAGAGATGCCAAACACAGATCTCAGTGGTGCTGAGTGTGGTCTGTGTCTCATCTCTCTATCGCCACCCTCAGGTGAGGAGACATATCGCTCTTTGTCCTCACTCAGCAAAGAGGTCAAACACCTGCAGAATGCACAACAGAAATTAATAGTACAtggtaacaaaataaaaaaatatgatccaagaatttgggacacaaactcaaccttgttattgttattcaaaTGAAGCATTGTGAACCATctcaaaccacactcagtccaaaCATTAACATTTAGAGTAAACTTTTTAGAGTGGTTGTGTAGTATCTAAGTAGTATTTCTCACTAAGTGGATCTGGAATGGATATTTGTACCTATAACAGGAAAGACCTGCAaaaagaggaggggatagagctaggtatctgtgagaggaggggatagggctaggtacctgtgagaggaggggatagggctaggtacctgtgagaggaggggatagggctaggtacctgtgagaggaggggaaaggcgtGGGAGTGCGTGTGCTGCAGGTGGTTCTGGCGCTGGTGCACCTGCTGGGTCCTCCACTACAGCTGAATCT
It includes:
- the LOC123489882 gene encoding uncharacterized protein LOC123489882 isoform X1; the encoded protein is MENKEFKAAVVTFTTVTHKDETSQTSLTLSRGKRSYPDLHTFVQDMKDDHWNLLSENMRAGMSRHEFSAKCMDIVAWVMESTSTVVVPALDLTMQIELSDSPSSSGSGSNEAGEVTSLGRSVRFSCSGGPSRCTSARTTCSTRTPTPFPSSHRCLTSLLSEDKERYVSSPEGGDREMRHRPHSAPLRSVFGISEDSVFDMVQSGQSQGDIVPLPKRSRQEKYRPSKMSTDGKFMMGFVELVINLLNSRLAELM
- the LOC123489882 gene encoding uncharacterized protein LOC123489882 isoform X2, translating into MENKEFKAAVVTFTTVTHKDETSQTSLTLSRGKRSYPDLHTFVQDMKDDHWNLLSENMRAGIELSDSPSSSGSGSNEAGEVTSLGRSVRFSCSGGPSRCTSARTTCSTRTPTPFPSSHRCLTSLLSEDKERYVSSPEGGDREMRHRPHSAPLRSVFGISEDSVFDMVQSGQSQGDIVPLPKRSRQEKYRPSKMSTDGKFMMGFVELVINLLNSRLAELM